TCCGGCGGACCAGGTCGGTCAGCAGGTCGCGGTAGCTCAGAAGGGTCGTCAGGTCGCTGGCCGGCCCGGCAAACGAGATGGCCACGCTCGGCACGCCCAGGGTCACGCCCTCCATGGCCGCGGCCACGGTGCCGCTGTACAGCACGTCCTCGCCCATGTTGGGCCCATGGTTGACCCCGCTGAAGACGAAGCTCGGCCGTTCGGCCAGCAGCTCGCCCAGGGCGAGCAGCACGCAGTCGGTCGGGGTGCCGTCCACCTGGAAGGAGCCGTCGGGGCGGCGCGCCGGCCGGAGCGGCCGGTGCATGGTGAGGCTGTGGGAGGTGCCGCTCTGCTCGCGGTCCGGCGCCACGACGGTGACCTGCCCCACCGACTGGCAGACGTCGGCCAGCAGGGCCAGCCCGGGGGCCAGGATCCCGTCGTCATTGGAAACCAGGATGTGCATGGGATCAGGAAGATAGCGGTGCCCGCCCGCTTATTCCTCCAGGGGCTCCCGCCGTGGGGGGGGGACCTTGCCATCGAGGATGTCCACGATCTCCTCGACCGCCTCCCGCAGCTCGCGCAGGGTCTCGCGCTCGGTGGCGGCCCGGGCCGCGCCGCGCAGCTCGCCGGTCCGCCGGTAGTGCTCGATCCGCTGCCGGGCGCCCTCGATGGTGTACTTCTCGGTGTAGAGCAGGTGCTTGACGAGCATGATCAGCTCGACCTCGCGGCTCTTGTACACCCGGTTGCCGGAGCGGTTCTTGGCGGGATTGAGGAAGCGGAACTGGCTCTCCCAATACCGCAGCACGTGCGGCTTCAGGTCGGTGAGGGCACAGACCTCACCGATGCTGAAGAACTCCTGGACCGGACGCGCCATGGTCACCGCCACTGCTCCGACTTGAGGGTTCGTTCCATCAGGTCCGCCACCGCCTGCCGGGGCGGCTTGTCGTCGAACAGGATCGCCGCCACCTGGCCACAGATCGGCAACTCCACGCCGTGCCGGGCCCCGAGCGCGAGGGCCCCGCGGGCCGTCGTCGCTCCCTCCGCGACGCTGCGGTGGGTCGCGGAGTACCCCGCCAGGCTCTGGCCCTCCGCCAGCGCGATCCCGAGCGCCCGGTTCCGGCTGAGCGAGCCGGTCGTGGTCAGGATGAGGTCACCCATGCCCGCCAGCCCGGCGAAGGTGAGCGGGTCCGCGCCCATCGCCACCCCGAGCCGGGTGATCTCCGCCAGGCCGCGGGTGATC
The Gemmatimonadota bacterium DNA segment above includes these coding regions:
- the surE gene encoding 5'/3'-nucleotidase SurE, whose protein sequence is MHILVSNDDGILAPGLALLADVCQSVGQVTVVAPDREQSGTSHSLTMHRPLRPARRPDGSFQVDGTPTDCVLLALGELLAERPSFVFSGVNHGPNMGEDVLYSGTVAAAMEGVTLGVPSVAISFAGPASDLTTLLSYRDLLTDLVRRITRVEAFPAAALLNINLPPCGAAAVKGVKVTSLGSRYFKESLTRMKDPWGREIFWIGGGSIHWTGGAESDHHAVAHDYISITPLHMDLTNYDLLETVRGWSLEG
- a CDS encoding MerR family transcriptional regulator, which translates into the protein MARPVQEFFSIGEVCALTDLKPHVLRYWESQFRFLNPAKNRSGNRVYKSREVELIMLVKHLLYTEKYTIEGARQRIEHYRRTGELRGAARAATERETLRELREAVEEIVDILDGKVPPPRREPLEE